A genomic region of Castor canadensis chromosome 16, mCasCan1.hap1v2, whole genome shotgun sequence contains the following coding sequences:
- the LOC109674635 gene encoding zinc finger protein 772-like yields the protein MTTAVLMDGTQGSVNFEDVAIYFSQEERDLLDEAQKLLYLDVMLENFALTISLDPSTLTPNVQVVSIKESVKKNLCRTFLWKECYT from the exons ATGACTACAGCAGTGCTTATGGATGGCACCCAG GGCTCTGTGAACTTTGAAGATGTGGCCATTTACTTCTCCCAGGAAGAGAGGGATCTCCTTGATGAGGCTCAGAAACTCCTGTACCTTGatgtgatgctggagaacttTGCACTTACGATCTCACTGG ACCCAAGCACTCTTACACCGAATGTACAG GTTGTGAGTATAAAAGAGAGTGTGAAGAAAAATCTGTGCAGAACATTTCTGTGGAAGGAGTGTTACACTTAA